A region of Mauremys mutica isolate MM-2020 ecotype Southern chromosome 2, ASM2049712v1, whole genome shotgun sequence DNA encodes the following proteins:
- the LOC123364284 gene encoding dendritic cell-specific transmembrane protein, whose protein sequence is MSHQWITNLQKKMRIFASITRYIWGLFASERKPGWKNLLQLFAVCSTVSFIISGFLFLGLKSFLAHYPLVSLAISGSTWIGLSTGLCSSKHMRCFGTLFVLSCSLREGRNALIAAGTGVVVAGNIQSIFHNLKILADSIACNLEIEQFSFIKDYMKIIQWIYNETKHLSIPVEELASLSDKFNVSYLISDEDLKMKLNNTKQQILSVTNHISSIPPYINQGLLPIIGILLVPLGTYLFFRKFLGTHGVKFKNIYITKQFIEFDEHQKQQQKPCVLPLNKKERKKYVIGPSLCLTHKERKSIGRVLIPVFTNPCIWVLFSAVDYLLYWLILSVSKHLQALPELEVNLKVKYQKNENMFIFNKGERKTTNVSFNSSLFKHECLPKPDFSLSSTWLQLGCIIFCLIIFALFSTTLTKLKILVSTSFYPNIEMERIRYLHKKILRKRSKISQKNVKRKWNSFATKFHFWFPVFKAMGMVRKKEKDMININNV, encoded by the exons ATGAGCCATCAGTGGATTACCAACCTTCAGAAGAAAATGAGAATTTTTGCCTCAATAACTCGATACATTTGGGGACTTTTTGCATCAGAGAGGAAGCCTGGCTGGAAGAATCTGTTGCAGCTTTTTGCAGTTTGCTCTACTGTTAGCTTCATCATAAGCGGCTTCTTATTTCTTGGCTTGAAATCCTTTCTAGCACACTATCCTTTGGTTTCCTTAGCAATTTCTGGGTCCACCTGGATTGGCCTGTCTACTGGGTTGTGTTCCTCCAAGCACATGCGCTGCTTTGGCACGCTGTTTGTTCTTTCTTGCAGCTTGCGTGAAGGTAGAAATGCACTTATTGCTGCTGGGACTGGTGTCGTGGTAGCTGGCAACATCCAAAGTATTTTTCACAACCTAAAGATATTGGCAGACAGTATAGCTTGCAATCTAGAGATTGAGCAATTTTCCTTTATAAAAGACTATATGAAAATAATTCAGTGGATTTATAATGAGACTAAACATTTAAGTATCCCAGTGGAAGAACTAGCATCATTGAGTGACAAATTCAATGTATCTTACTTAATTTCAGATGAAGATTTAAAAATGAAGTTAAACAACACAAAACAACAAATCCTGAGTGTTACTAACCATATATCTTCTATACCGCCCTATATAAACCAGGGATTGTTGCCTATAATAGGAATTCTTCTAGTTCCTCTTGGCACATACCTTTTCTTCAGAAAATTCTTGGGCACTCATGGTGTGAAGTTTAAGAATATTTACATTACAAAACAGTTCATTGAATTTGATGAGCACCAAAAGCAGCAACAAAAGCCCTGTGTTCTTCCACtcaataaaaaagaaagaaaaaagtatgtGATAGGCCCATCCCTCTGCCTTACACACAAGGAAAGGAAAAGCATAGGACGCGTTCTAATCCCTGTATTTACTAATCCTTGCATCTGGGTTCTGTTTTCAGCAGTAGATTATTTGCTTTACTGGCTAATTTTGTCAGTGAGCAAGCATCTCCAAGCATTACCAGAGCTAGAGGTTAATTTGAAAGTCAAGTACCAA aaaaatgaaaacatgTTTATTTTCAACAAAGGAGAGCGCAAGACAACAAATGTTTCCTTTAACTCTTCTCTATTTAAGCATGAATGCCTCCCTAAACCAGATTTTTCGCTCTCCTCCACATGGCTCCAGCTTGGATGCATCATCTTTTGTCTAATAATATTTGCATTATTCTCCACCACCCTGACGAAACTTAAAATACTTGTGTCAACTTCATTTTATCCCAACATAGAGATGGAACGGATACGTTATCTGCATAAAAAAATACTGAGAAAAAGATCAAAGATTTcacagaaaaatgtaaaaaggAAATGGAATTCATTTGCTACAAAG TTCCATTTCTGGTTCCCAGTATTCAAGGCAATGGGAATGGtcaggaagaaagaaaaagacatgaTAAACATCAACAATGTTTGA